In Vibrio sp. JC009, a single window of DNA contains:
- a CDS encoding (S)-acetoin forming diacetyl reductase translates to MVAEKKVALVTGGGQGIGEAICKRLAADGFAVSVADLKMENAVKVASEIKENGGTAIAVEVDVANRDSVFAAVEKTATELEGFDVIVNNAGVAQPSPIESITQEQYEFTFQINVAGVLWGIQAASEKFKELGHGGRIISASSQAGVVGNPDLALYCGSKFAVRGITQTAARDLAKYGINVTAFAPGIVKTPMMFSVAHDVAQAAGESDEWGMQQFAQHVTQGRLSEPEEVAAGVAFLAGPDSAVMTGQTLVIDGGMAFH, encoded by the coding sequence ATGGTAGCAGAGAAGAAGGTTGCATTAGTTACTGGTGGTGGTCAGGGTATCGGTGAGGCAATTTGTAAGCGCTTAGCTGCAGACGGTTTTGCAGTTTCAGTTGCTGATCTGAAGATGGAAAATGCTGTCAAAGTAGCGAGTGAAATCAAAGAAAATGGTGGTACTGCTATTGCTGTAGAAGTTGATGTAGCAAACAGAGACAGCGTTTTTGCTGCTGTTGAAAAAACAGCAACTGAGCTTGAAGGGTTTGATGTAATTGTAAACAATGCCGGTGTTGCACAACCGTCACCGATCGAATCAATTACTCAGGAACAGTATGAATTCACATTCCAGATCAACGTAGCCGGCGTTCTTTGGGGAATTCAGGCAGCCAGTGAAAAGTTCAAAGAGCTTGGTCACGGCGGTCGCATTATTAGTGCTTCATCTCAGGCAGGAGTTGTCGGAAACCCTGACTTAGCACTTTACTGTGGCAGTAAATTTGCTGTTAGGGGTATCACGCAGACAGCGGCAAGAGATCTTGCAAAATACGGCATTAACGTAACCGCTTTTGCTCCTGGCATAGTAAAAACACCAATGATGTTCTCTGTTGCACATGATGTCGCTCAGGCTGCGGGTGAGTCGGACGAATGGGGTATGCAGCAATTCGCTCAGCATGTAACACAAGGCAGACTGTCTGAGCCTGAAGAAGTAGCAGCAGGTGTTGCCTTCCTGGCAGGCCCTGACTCTGCGGTTATGACGGGACAAACGCTTGTCATCGATGGTGGAATGGCTTTCCATTAA
- the ppsA gene encoding phosphoenolpyruvate synthase: MANNQYIRWFNELTISDVPIVGGKNASLGELSSLLKSSPIRLPDGFALTAQAYRDFLKHNQLEEQIYPLLDSLDKNDLDALKSTASKVRELILSGSFTAEMKQQITEAYSRLEEQYGENTDVAVRSSATAEDLPNASFAGQQESYLNVTGAEDVLYYSQRVLASLFTDRAISYRIDQGFEHRLVALSVGVQKMVRSDLGSAGVMFTLDTESGFRDLILISSAWGLGENVVQGSVSPDEFFVFKPLLQGENRPIVKRHLGDKAIKMVYQAKDPNHVTTKNIQVPDKQRSEFSISSDDVLALAKTATFIEEHYSEKAGRDMPMDIEWAKDGETGSLFILQARPETVHSQQSRNVLLSYKLNNSGNTKPIVTGKSVGKKIASGHACVISDCSEMDKIRQGEVLVSDITDPDWEPIMKKASAIVTNRGGRVCHAAIIARELGIPAIVGTGNGTEVINDGDELTISCAEGDEGFVYPGTIPFTVSEHEIDFNRRPETKMMLNVADPHMAFEFAQLPNDGVGLARLEFIINNMIGMHPKALLEFDKLDDSLQQKISQRISGYDSPVRYYVDRLAEGIGAICAAFYPKPVIIRFSDFKSNEYSSLLGGQAYEPNEENPMIGFRGTGRYFDPCFADCFALECEAVKFVRETQGLTNLAVMLPFVRTPEDLVSVQALMAKNGLKRGENGLKLYTMCEIPSNVILAERFLEHCDGFSIGSNDLTQLTLGVDRDSGLLTQYDERHEAVTRMLKLAIEACRKADKYVGICGQAPSDFPEITAWLVEQGISSISLNPDSVITMTDLVLGLESGS, encoded by the coding sequence ATGGCCAACAACCAATATATACGCTGGTTTAATGAACTGACTATCAGTGATGTACCTATCGTTGGCGGTAAGAATGCATCTCTGGGAGAGCTGTCCTCTCTTCTTAAATCAAGCCCGATCCGGCTGCCCGACGGTTTTGCGCTGACAGCGCAGGCGTACCGGGATTTTCTTAAACATAATCAGTTAGAAGAGCAGATCTATCCTCTTTTAGACTCGCTGGACAAAAACGATCTTGACGCACTTAAGTCAACCGCATCTAAGGTCCGGGAGCTGATTCTGAGTGGCAGCTTTACCGCAGAAATGAAACAGCAGATAACAGAAGCTTATTCCAGACTGGAAGAGCAGTACGGTGAGAATACCGATGTTGCGGTTCGAAGCAGTGCCACTGCTGAAGATCTGCCTAACGCCTCTTTCGCAGGTCAGCAGGAGTCTTATCTGAACGTGACCGGTGCCGAGGATGTTCTGTATTACAGTCAACGGGTTCTGGCTTCTCTGTTTACCGACAGAGCCATCAGCTACCGGATTGATCAGGGCTTTGAACACCGCCTGGTCGCACTTTCCGTTGGTGTACAGAAAATGGTTCGCTCGGATCTCGGCTCTGCCGGTGTGATGTTCACGCTTGATACCGAATCCGGTTTCCGTGATCTAATTCTTATCAGTTCTGCCTGGGGACTGGGTGAAAACGTGGTCCAGGGCAGCGTTTCCCCGGACGAATTTTTTGTGTTTAAGCCCCTGCTACAGGGTGAAAACCGTCCGATAGTAAAACGTCACCTCGGGGATAAAGCCATTAAGATGGTTTATCAGGCCAAAGATCCAAATCATGTCACCACCAAAAACATTCAGGTACCGGACAAGCAGAGAAGCGAATTTTCTATCTCTTCCGATGATGTTTTAGCACTGGCAAAAACGGCTACTTTTATTGAAGAGCATTACTCAGAAAAAGCCGGCCGCGATATGCCTATGGATATCGAATGGGCAAAAGACGGAGAAACCGGAAGCCTCTTTATTCTGCAGGCGCGCCCTGAAACCGTACACTCACAGCAGTCGCGTAATGTACTGCTCAGCTACAAGCTTAATAATTCCGGAAACACAAAGCCCATTGTCACTGGTAAAAGTGTCGGTAAGAAAATTGCGTCAGGCCATGCCTGTGTGATTTCAGACTGCTCTGAAATGGACAAAATCCGGCAAGGTGAAGTACTGGTTTCTGATATTACCGATCCCGACTGGGAGCCAATAATGAAAAAGGCGTCCGCCATTGTGACCAACCGGGGTGGCCGGGTATGTCATGCTGCGATTATCGCCAGAGAGCTGGGTATTCCGGCCATTGTCGGTACAGGCAATGGTACCGAAGTGATTAATGATGGCGATGAACTGACCATCTCCTGCGCCGAAGGGGATGAAGGTTTCGTTTATCCGGGCACAATTCCTTTTACCGTCTCTGAACATGAAATCGATTTTAACCGTCGACCGGAAACCAAAATGATGCTGAATGTGGCAGATCCGCATATGGCCTTTGAATTTGCACAACTGCCCAATGACGGTGTCGGACTCGCCCGGCTCGAATTCATTATCAACAATATGATTGGCATGCATCCAAAGGCGCTGCTTGAATTTGATAAGCTCGATGATTCACTGCAGCAGAAAATCAGCCAGCGTATATCCGGTTATGATTCGCCGGTCAGATACTATGTCGATCGTCTGGCGGAAGGGATTGGCGCTATTTGTGCCGCTTTCTATCCGAAGCCGGTGATAATCCGGTTCAGTGATTTTAAATCTAACGAGTACAGTTCGCTGTTAGGCGGCCAGGCGTACGAGCCGAACGAAGAAAACCCTATGATAGGTTTCCGGGGCACCGGGCGTTACTTTGATCCATGCTTTGCCGACTGTTTTGCCCTTGAGTGTGAAGCGGTTAAGTTTGTCAGAGAGACACAGGGGCTGACAAATCTTGCCGTTATGTTGCCGTTTGTCCGCACGCCGGAAGATCTTGTGTCCGTTCAGGCACTAATGGCAAAAAATGGCCTCAAACGCGGCGAGAACGGGCTTAAGCTTTATACCATGTGTGAAATCCCATCGAACGTCATTCTGGCAGAGAGGTTCCTTGAACACTGCGATGGCTTCTCTATCGGTTCGAACGATCTGACTCAGTTAACCCTCGGAGTCGACAGGGACTCAGGTCTGCTAACCCAGTATGACGAAAGGCATGAAGCAGTAACAAGAATGCTGAAACTGGCGATTGAAGCCTGCAGAAAAGCGGACAAATACGTTGGTATCTGTGGTCAGGCACCATCAGACTTTCCTGAAATCACCGCCTGGCTGGTGGAGCAAGGCATAAGTTCGATCTCATTAAACCCTGACAGTGTTATAACCATGACGGATCTGGTTTTAGGCTTAGAGTCCGGAAGTTAG
- a CDS encoding ATP-binding protein, with protein MKYRKDITSELAITNQQLELSNLQLEKARQKAEEAVRTKSAFLANMSHEIRTPMNAIIGLSGLTLKTGLDTVQQDYLQKIEGAANSLLGIIDDVLDFSKIEADKLKLEQVAFSLDDVMKKLYDLFSLKTESKGLMFEIEVEPGIGRSFVGDPLRLGQILTNLVANAVKFTETGQILVRVAEEKTIALPGKDRVELRFEVIDSGIGIPTDRKEKLFQAFDQVDSSTTRKYGGTGLGLSISKKLVQMMGGTIWVTSELGKGSCFSFTAGFTRVAEKQPAESDQTDAKHSPESIESALKGTKVLLVEDNEVNQMVAKALLKSQGIEVTLAANGKIALDLLQEDSLFDAVLMDIQMPEMDGYTTTRQIRVNDRHKNLPIIAMTAHAMEQEKQKCLEVGMNDHIGKPIIPDNLFATLANWISLDKR; from the coding sequence GTGAAATATAGAAAAGATATCACCTCGGAACTGGCTATCACCAACCAGCAACTGGAGCTAAGCAACCTGCAGCTTGAAAAAGCCAGACAGAAAGCGGAAGAGGCGGTCAGAACCAAGAGCGCGTTCCTTGCCAATATGAGCCATGAGATCCGAACGCCCATGAATGCCATCATAGGCCTGTCCGGTCTGACGCTAAAAACAGGGTTAGATACCGTACAACAGGACTATCTGCAAAAAATCGAAGGTGCAGCAAATTCTCTGCTGGGTATTATTGATGACGTTCTGGACTTCTCCAAGATAGAAGCCGATAAGCTGAAATTGGAGCAGGTAGCGTTTTCGCTGGATGATGTGATGAAGAAGCTGTACGACCTGTTTTCTCTTAAAACAGAAAGCAAGGGGCTGATGTTTGAGATTGAAGTAGAGCCTGGGATTGGCCGATCTTTTGTCGGCGATCCGCTACGCTTGGGTCAGATCCTGACTAACCTGGTCGCTAATGCGGTTAAGTTTACCGAAACAGGGCAGATTCTGGTCAGAGTTGCAGAGGAGAAGACAATAGCGCTACCCGGTAAAGATCGGGTTGAGCTAAGGTTTGAGGTTATTGACAGCGGAATAGGCATTCCCACCGATCGTAAGGAGAAGCTGTTTCAGGCATTTGACCAGGTGGACAGCTCAACCACCCGTAAATATGGTGGCACGGGCCTCGGGCTCAGTATCAGTAAAAAATTGGTTCAGATGATGGGGGGCACCATATGGGTCACCAGCGAGCTGGGAAAAGGTAGCTGCTTTAGCTTTACTGCCGGTTTTACCAGAGTTGCAGAGAAACAACCGGCAGAAAGCGATCAGACTGATGCCAAGCACAGCCCTGAATCAATAGAATCCGCGCTAAAGGGAACTAAAGTGCTGCTGGTCGAAGACAATGAAGTGAACCAGATGGTCGCAAAGGCGCTGCTAAAAAGTCAGGGCATTGAGGTAACCCTTGCCGCCAATGGCAAAATTGCGTTAGACCTGCTCCAGGAGGATAGCCTGTTTGATGCCGTTCTGATGGATATACAGATGCCTGAAATGGATGGCTACACAACCACAAGGCAGATCAGAGTGAACGACCGGCATAAAAACCTGCCGATTATTGCGATGACAGCTCATGCAATGGAACAGGAGAAACAGAAATGCCTGGAGGTGGGAATGAATGATCATATCGGAAAACCAATAATACCTGATAACCTGTTTGCCACACTGGCCAACTGGATCTCGCTGGATAAGCGATAA
- a CDS encoding alpha-amylase family protein has product MNKVRVGEKALVKVLSSVELPRLTKKDEKDFLLRLEQHFPDLFDKLYELYGEKYDFFFHLQKLVVGLAEAFSARKRKLKNIDEKCLKDPRWFRNEKMLGMALYVDLFAGDLKKLIDKIPYLKALGVNFVHLMPLYKSPEGDSDGGYAVSDYRDVDPKLGNKKDLTKVADAFNDAGISLVLDFVFNHTSNEHEWAQKALAGDPAFEDYYYFFDDKKEVDEYNQTCREIFPTVRRGSFTYLEEKEKWVWTTFNSFQWDLNFSNPEVFNAITGEMLFLANIGCEGLRLDALAFIWKEKWTQCESLPKAHTLIQAFNSCLRIVAPAVQFKSEAIVHPDEVAKYIGKEECQLSYNPLMMALMWESLATRETKLLTASLKKSFKISPDCGWVNYIRCHDDIGWTFDDAISEAQGINGYDHRKFLNQFYTGRFEGSFATGVPFQENPTTGDCRVCGSLASLTGLESAIESGDIQELNYALKRIKLMNSINLSIGGIPLIYQGDELGMLNDYSYEQDEHKKDDSRWVNRPAISDEAIKLANTEGTPQYRIHNELKQMIDIRQSNPVFGEAETEILETYRPHLFAYARRHENGEKFLAICNFSEKIQTLPSSICDLLGSGVIEDMLSGETLKSKLSDSGEIILNGYDVLWLKVK; this is encoded by the coding sequence ATGAATAAAGTTCGAGTAGGTGAGAAAGCTCTGGTCAAGGTACTCTCTTCGGTAGAGTTACCACGGCTGACAAAAAAGGATGAAAAAGATTTCCTGCTAAGACTTGAGCAACATTTTCCTGATCTGTTTGACAAACTGTACGAGCTTTACGGTGAAAAGTACGACTTCTTTTTTCACCTGCAGAAGCTGGTTGTAGGTCTGGCAGAAGCATTTTCTGCACGAAAAAGAAAACTAAAGAACATTGATGAGAAATGCCTGAAAGATCCGCGTTGGTTCCGCAATGAAAAAATGCTGGGTATGGCACTATATGTGGATCTGTTTGCCGGAGATCTGAAAAAACTCATCGATAAAATTCCTTACTTGAAGGCGCTTGGGGTGAATTTTGTTCACCTGATGCCTCTGTATAAATCTCCTGAGGGAGACAGTGATGGCGGCTATGCCGTATCGGATTACCGGGATGTTGATCCTAAACTGGGCAATAAAAAAGATCTGACTAAGGTGGCGGACGCATTTAACGATGCGGGTATCAGTCTGGTTCTGGATTTTGTTTTCAACCATACCTCGAATGAACACGAATGGGCACAGAAGGCGTTGGCTGGAGACCCTGCGTTTGAAGACTACTACTATTTCTTTGATGATAAGAAAGAAGTTGATGAGTACAACCAGACCTGTCGTGAAATTTTCCCGACAGTGCGTCGTGGTAGCTTCACCTACCTGGAAGAGAAAGAAAAGTGGGTCTGGACGACATTTAACAGCTTCCAGTGGGATCTGAATTTCTCAAATCCAGAAGTCTTTAATGCCATTACGGGCGAAATGCTGTTCCTGGCGAACATCGGCTGTGAAGGCCTGCGTCTGGATGCTCTGGCCTTTATCTGGAAAGAGAAGTGGACTCAGTGTGAAAGCCTGCCTAAAGCGCACACTCTGATTCAGGCGTTTAACTCATGCCTGCGTATTGTTGCTCCTGCGGTTCAGTTTAAGTCTGAAGCGATTGTTCATCCTGATGAGGTGGCAAAATATATTGGTAAAGAAGAGTGCCAGCTTTCGTACAACCCTCTGATGATGGCGCTGATGTGGGAAAGCCTGGCAACACGCGAAACTAAGCTTCTGACAGCTTCGCTGAAGAAAAGCTTTAAGATTTCGCCAGATTGTGGCTGGGTAAACTATATTCGCTGTCATGATGATATCGGCTGGACGTTTGATGATGCTATCTCAGAGGCTCAGGGGATTAACGGCTATGATCACCGTAAATTCCTTAACCAGTTCTACACAGGCCGCTTTGAAGGCTCTTTCGCAACAGGTGTGCCTTTCCAGGAAAACCCGACCACAGGTGACTGTCGCGTTTGTGGTTCACTGGCATCACTGACCGGGCTGGAAAGCGCTATTGAGTCAGGCGACATTCAGGAACTTAATTATGCCCTGAAGCGTATTAAGCTGATGAACAGTATTAATCTGAGTATTGGTGGTATTCCTCTGATCTATCAGGGTGATGAGCTTGGTATGCTTAATGATTACAGCTATGAGCAGGACGAACATAAGAAAGACGACTCACGCTGGGTGAACCGTCCGGCAATCAGTGATGAAGCGATCAAACTGGCTAATACCGAAGGCACGCCTCAGTACCGTATCCATAACGAACTGAAGCAGATGATTGATATTCGTCAGTCCAACCCTGTATTTGGTGAAGCAGAAACTGAGATTCTGGAAACCTACAGACCACATCTGTTTGCTTATGCAAGACGCCATGAAAATGGTGAGAAGTTCCTGGCTATCTGTAACTTCTCGGAGAAAATTCAGACTCTGCCGTCTTCTATTTGTGACCTTCTGGGCTCAGGCGTTATTGAGGATATGCTGTCAGGCGAAACACTGAAAAGCAAACTTAGCGACTCAGGTGAAATTATCCTGAATGGTTACGATGTGTTGTGGTTGAAAGTGAAATGA
- a CDS encoding transporter substrate-binding domain-containing protein, whose amino-acid sequence MHLTCLLFVTFSVPAHQNLTDEADIMRDSVTDIAKPLLNWSDKELNYLSATSELKYCIDPQWMPIEKAHKGEHIGITADYIRLFSEALGIPVRYVPTASWPESLDKARSRECDILTAATRTEEREGYLNFTKALHSSHLILATETHQPKVEDIGQLSGVKVGLVKGYAFNKSVKNQFSNLEYVEVSNIQEGLTRVVSGELFGFIGVLSTVGYEIQQNHYGELKINNTLIHHWEIGMAARNDHPQLVTILNKLIASISVAQRQQILRRWLSIAVTDEESNELTVSERLFLQRYPEVRFRIKPNRPPFDFVVDGEAQGIAVDYMKKIAEITGMKAKFVVHDSNPLEAYQIMEQPRSERIFDAMLYSVYNEKRAKRIKFGDAYLSYPMMGFVHKNAPHISDLNDMAGKTVALERGFLTNEWIRRDYPKINIINTSSTFKALELVERGTVDAYVGNLAIANYLFSNARLSDVKIGFATKYKNIDYRFVAPNDSKELVSILSKGYRQISAKEHSSIQQKWFSLQTIERTDYTLVWQVGLVLMAALAGVFIWNRALSAEKSKTDEVLAELRKAQADLQEKNELLQKLSVTDKLTGLFNRAKLETVLEQETNRSLRYTNHKFGIILIDVDYFKSINDSFGHQVGDRFLQELSSLFSDNLRKVDTLGRWGGEEFLIVIPNTDKQGLITVAENLRARVEATDFTVAGRRTSSFGLALFREKDTIESMLIRADKALYQSKGDGRNKVTFL is encoded by the coding sequence TTGCACTTAACTTGTCTGCTGTTTGTTACATTTTCTGTGCCTGCACATCAGAACTTAACAGATGAAGCGGACATTATGCGTGACAGCGTAACCGATATTGCAAAGCCTCTGTTAAACTGGTCCGATAAAGAACTCAATTACCTTAGCGCCACTTCAGAGCTGAAATACTGCATAGACCCGCAATGGATGCCAATCGAGAAAGCTCATAAAGGAGAGCATATCGGTATCACGGCCGACTACATTCGCTTGTTTAGTGAGGCGCTGGGAATTCCTGTCAGATATGTACCAACAGCCAGCTGGCCAGAAAGCCTGGATAAAGCCAGAAGCCGGGAGTGCGATATTCTTACCGCAGCAACAAGGACCGAAGAGAGAGAAGGCTACCTGAACTTTACCAAGGCATTGCACAGCTCCCACCTGATTCTTGCCACGGAAACGCATCAGCCCAAGGTTGAGGATATTGGCCAGCTCAGCGGCGTAAAAGTTGGCCTTGTTAAGGGGTATGCCTTCAACAAAAGCGTAAAAAATCAGTTCAGCAATCTGGAGTATGTGGAAGTGTCCAATATCCAGGAAGGACTGACCAGAGTGGTATCCGGAGAGCTGTTTGGCTTTATCGGTGTTTTGAGTACCGTCGGTTATGAGATTCAGCAGAATCATTATGGTGAACTGAAGATAAACAATACCCTTATTCATCACTGGGAAATTGGGATGGCTGCGCGAAATGATCATCCTCAGTTAGTAACAATATTAAATAAACTGATCGCTTCCATATCCGTTGCACAGCGTCAGCAGATATTAAGACGTTGGTTGTCCATCGCTGTGACGGATGAAGAGAGCAACGAATTGACGGTCAGTGAGAGACTGTTCCTGCAAAGGTATCCGGAGGTCAGATTCAGAATTAAGCCAAATCGCCCGCCTTTTGATTTTGTCGTTGATGGCGAAGCTCAGGGTATTGCCGTGGACTATATGAAAAAGATCGCGGAAATTACCGGAATGAAGGCGAAGTTTGTTGTGCATGATTCCAACCCGCTTGAAGCGTATCAGATTATGGAGCAGCCACGATCTGAGCGGATATTTGATGCGATGTTGTATTCGGTTTACAACGAGAAAAGAGCCAAAAGAATCAAGTTTGGAGACGCGTATCTCTCTTATCCAATGATGGGGTTTGTTCATAAAAATGCTCCCCACATTTCGGACCTGAATGATATGGCGGGAAAGACGGTGGCGCTTGAAAGAGGCTTTCTGACCAATGAGTGGATAAGGCGGGATTACCCAAAAATCAATATCATCAATACCAGCAGTACATTTAAAGCGCTGGAGTTGGTGGAGCGGGGAACGGTTGATGCCTATGTGGGCAACCTGGCTATCGCCAACTACCTGTTTTCGAATGCACGACTAAGCGATGTCAAAATAGGGTTTGCTACTAAATACAAAAATATAGACTATCGTTTTGTCGCTCCCAACGACAGTAAAGAGCTGGTTTCAATTTTAAGTAAAGGATACCGGCAGATTTCTGCTAAAGAACATAGTTCAATTCAGCAAAAGTGGTTCTCCCTACAAACCATTGAAAGAACGGACTATACCCTGGTATGGCAGGTTGGGCTGGTGCTAATGGCTGCGCTTGCCGGAGTATTTATCTGGAACCGGGCGTTATCTGCCGAAAAGAGTAAAACCGATGAAGTGCTGGCTGAGTTAAGAAAAGCACAGGCAGATTTACAGGAAAAAAATGAGCTACTTCAGAAGCTGTCGGTCACCGACAAGTTAACCGGTCTGTTTAACAGAGCTAAGCTGGAAACGGTACTGGAGCAGGAGACTAACCGGTCACTGCGCTATACTAATCATAAATTTGGCATCATATTGATTGATGTTGATTACTTCAAGTCCATTAACGATAGTTTTGGTCATCAAGTGGGAGACAGGTTTCTGCAAGAACTCTCTTCGCTCTTTTCCGATAATCTGCGCAAGGTAGATACATTAGGCCGATGGGGAGGGGAGGAGTTTCTGATCGTTATTCCAAATACAGATAAACAAGGCCTGATTACGGTTGCAGAAAATCTGAGAGCCAGAGTAGAGGCAACAGACTTTACCGTCGCCGGAAGGCGAACCTCAAGCTTTGGACTGGCTCTGTTCAGGGAAAAAGACACCATTGAATCTATGCTAATCAGAGCGGATAAGGCGCTGTATCAATCTAAAGGTGATGGCAGAAACAAGGTGACATTTCTGTAG
- a CDS encoding methyl-accepting chemotaxis protein, with protein MGLDNLKVTNKITAGFIVVLLIFAITGAVTLVKINQLEEKVNLISKQSLPSISLIKDIQVQITKIRKDEFSLLPNAGHPDLGAWIEDLEQWRRDVLECIAEYESHYLSQQEQAVFNEFKLAWLKYTEETKPYNALLSSGLVEQANLVVLNSFGIYSQALDNLDKVILINEEEANQLNADIVTAVHHIFLKVGIGLAISFIATYFASTVLRKQIHFPLQLALNFAQTISKGELNRKIDVTHIRNDEFGELLKALTQMQDNLRSLVNEINDSAIQLVSAVDEVSAISSQTAVGMNTQQEELSAVSSAMTQMQAAVKEVAVSTENGAESANLANQLALSGSKALTESIDAISDVANTVQMAGQLSVELESNSEKITMIVDVIRDIADQTNLLALNAAIEAARAGEQGRGFAVVADEVRSLAQRTQDSTVKIVDIVTELQKNATQTGHVSRDCEKGIQACKSQANAANIKIDEIQVAIDNIATMSVQIASACEEQNKTSEELNRSVGNIYQAASEMSSGAGHTADACQDMSRQSYKLKKHVEQFEL; from the coding sequence ATGGGGCTAGATAATTTAAAAGTAACCAATAAAATAACAGCAGGCTTTATTGTTGTGTTGCTGATTTTTGCAATAACAGGTGCTGTTACTTTAGTCAAAATTAATCAACTGGAAGAAAAAGTAAACTTAATAAGTAAGCAAAGCTTACCGTCCATTAGTTTGATTAAAGATATTCAGGTACAGATAACCAAGATAAGGAAGGATGAATTCTCTCTGCTTCCAAATGCCGGACACCCGGATCTTGGGGCATGGATTGAAGACCTGGAACAGTGGCGAAGGGATGTGCTTGAGTGTATAGCCGAGTACGAGTCACACTACTTAAGCCAGCAGGAACAGGCGGTTTTTAATGAATTCAAGCTTGCGTGGCTTAAGTATACCGAAGAGACAAAACCTTATAATGCCTTGTTAAGTTCAGGTTTAGTCGAGCAAGCCAATCTTGTTGTGCTTAATAGCTTTGGCATATACAGCCAGGCTTTAGATAATCTGGATAAGGTGATTTTAATAAACGAAGAAGAAGCTAACCAACTTAACGCAGATATAGTGACCGCCGTACATCATATATTTTTAAAGGTTGGAATTGGCCTGGCAATATCATTTATCGCAACTTATTTTGCTTCAACGGTATTGAGAAAACAAATTCATTTCCCTCTACAGCTGGCTTTAAATTTTGCACAAACTATCTCTAAAGGTGAACTGAATAGGAAAATTGACGTAACCCATATAAGAAATGATGAGTTTGGTGAGCTATTAAAAGCACTGACTCAGATGCAGGACAATTTACGCTCTTTAGTCAATGAAATTAATGATTCAGCAATCCAGTTAGTCAGCGCCGTGGATGAAGTCAGTGCCATTTCTTCTCAGACAGCCGTTGGTATGAATACTCAGCAAGAAGAACTGAGTGCCGTCTCCTCTGCTATGACTCAAATGCAGGCTGCGGTAAAAGAAGTTGCCGTGAGTACCGAAAATGGTGCGGAGTCCGCCAATCTGGCAAATCAGCTTGCTCTTTCAGGAAGTAAGGCGCTAACCGAAAGCATTGATGCCATTTCAGATGTAGCCAATACCGTTCAGATGGCAGGTCAGTTGTCAGTTGAGCTTGAAAGCAATTCAGAGAAAATCACCATGATTGTGGATGTGATCCGGGATATTGCCGATCAGACAAATCTTTTGGCGTTAAATGCTGCAATAGAGGCGGCAAGGGCCGGAGAGCAGGGAAGAGGCTTTGCTGTCGTGGCAGATGAAGTGCGTTCACTGGCTCAGCGAACTCAGGACTCCACAGTTAAAATTGTTGATATCGTGACTGAGCTGCAGAAAAACGCCACTCAGACAGGTCATGTCAGTCGTGATTGTGAGAAAGGTATTCAGGCTTGTAAATCGCAGGCAAACGCTGCGAATATCAAGATAGATGAGATACAGGTGGCGATAGATAATATTGCAACCATGAGCGTACAGATTGCCTCTGCTTGTGAGGAGCAGAATAAAACATCGGAAGAGCTAAACCGCAGCGTTGGCAATATTTATCAGGCGGCATCTGAAATGTCTTCCGGGGCCGGGCATACGGCGGATGCCTGCCAGGATATGTCCCGCCAGTCCTATAAACTGAAAAAACATGTAGAGCAATTTGAGCTCTGA